From the genome of Neomonachus schauinslandi chromosome 5, ASM220157v2, whole genome shotgun sequence, one region includes:
- the TMEM130 gene encoding transmembrane protein 130 isoform X1 codes for MAPALWPRLSRVLWLACLLPLAPARVAAGLYELHLTTDGPATTGAEVTITASLVASDNGSLVLPTSTRLYHFHWIHTPLLLTGKTDEAFSSTIRAVGTMPGDFPVSVWVTAADCWTCQPVARSLLVLPITELLVGNLVVTQNTSLPWPSSYLTKTVLKVSFLLHDPSNFFKTASFLYNWDFGDGTQMVTEDAMVYYNYSIIGTFTVKLKVVAEWEQATQNAGKGIMQKTGDFSASLKLQETLRGIQVLGPTLIQTFQKMTVTLNFLGSPPLTVCWRLKPECLPLEEGECQPTSVASTAYNLTHTFRDPGDYCFSIRAENVISKTHQYHRIQVWPSSIQPAVFAFPCATLITMMLAFIMYMTLRNAAHQKDMVEVADFDFSPMSDKNPEPPAGARCCHHMCCGPVLLDTPSEYLEVVRDNRGLLPPLYKSVKTYTV; via the exons ATGGCCCCGGCCCTCTGGCCGCGCCTCAGCCGCGTCCTCTGGCTCGCCTGCCTCCTGCCCTTGGCCCCGGCTAGGGTGGCCGCAG GGCTGTATGAACTCCACCTCACCACCGATGGCCCTGCCACCACGGGGGCAGAGGTGACCATCACAGCCAGCCTGGTGGCCAGTGACAATGGCAGCCTGGTCCTGCCCACCAGCACCCGCCTCTACCACTTCCACTGGATCCATACCCCACTGCTGCTCACGGGGAAGACTGATGAGGCTTTCAGCTCCACCATCCGCGCCGTGGGGACCATGCCCGGGGACTTCCCGGTCTCCGTCTGGGTCACCGCTGCCGACTGCTGGACGTGCCAGCCTGTGGCGAGGAGCCTCCTTGTCCTCCCCATCACAG AGCTCCTTGTGGGGAACCTCGTTGTCACCCAGAAcacctccctgccctggcccagcTCTTACCTCACCAAGACAGTCCTTAAagtttccttcctcctccatgaCCCGAGCAACTTCTTCAAGACGGCCTCATTTCTCTACAACTGGGACTTCGGAGATGG CACCCAGATGGTGACGGAAGATGCTATGGTCTATTACAACTATTCCATCATTGGAACCTTCACCGTGAAGCTCAAGGTGGTGGCCGAGTGGGAACAGGCAACGCAGAACGCTGGGAAGGGCATTATGCAGAAGACAGGCGACTTCTCTGCCTCGCTGAAGCTGCAGG AGACCCTTCGAGGCATCCAGGTCTTGGGGCCCACCCTAATTCAGACTTTCCAAAAGATGACAGTGACCTTGAACTTCCTGGGGAG CCCCCCTCTGACCGTGTGCTGGCGTCTCAAGCCCGAGTGCCTGCCGCTGGAGGAGGGAGAATGCCAGCCCACGTCGGTGGCCAGCACGGCCTACAACCTGACCCACACCTTCAGGGATCCCGGGGATTACTGCTTCAGCATCCGGGCTGAGAACGTCATCAGCAAGACACACCAGTACCATAGGATCCAGGTGTGGCCCTCCA GCATCCAGCCAGCTGTCTTTGCTTTCCCGTGTGCCACGCTGATCACCATGATGCTGGCCTTCATCATGTACATGACCCTCCGGAATGCCGCTCACCAGAAGGACATGGTAGAG GTGGCTGATTTTGACTTTTCCCCCATGTCTGACAAGAACCCCGAGCCGCCCGCCGGGGCCCGGTGCTGTCACCACATGTGCTGTGGGCCCGTCTTGCTGGACACTCCCTCGGAGTACCTGGAAGTTGTCCGCGACAACCGCGGGCTGCTGCCGCCCCTCTACAAATCCGTCAAAACGTACACCGTGTGA
- the TMEM130 gene encoding transmembrane protein 130 isoform X2, protein MAPALWPRLSRVLWLACLLPLAPARVAAGLYELHLTTDGPATTGAEVTITASLVASDNGSLVLPTSTRLYHFHWIHTPLLLTGKTDEAFSSTIRAVGTMPGDFPVSVWVTAADCWTCQPVARSLLVLPITELLVGNLVVTQNTSLPWPSSYLTKTVLKVSFLLHDPSNFFKTASFLYNWDFGDGTQMVTEDAMVYYNYSIIGTFTVKLKVVAEWEQATQNAGKGIMQKTGDFSASLKLQETLRGIQVLGPTLIQTFQKMTVTLNFLGSPPLTVCWRLKPECLPLEEGECQPTSVASTAYNLTHTFRDPGDYCFSIRAENVISKTHQYHRIQVWPSSIQPAVFAFPCATLITMMLAFIMYMTLRNAAHQKDMVENPEPPAGARCCHHMCCGPVLLDTPSEYLEVVRDNRGLLPPLYKSVKTYTV, encoded by the exons ATGGCCCCGGCCCTCTGGCCGCGCCTCAGCCGCGTCCTCTGGCTCGCCTGCCTCCTGCCCTTGGCCCCGGCTAGGGTGGCCGCAG GGCTGTATGAACTCCACCTCACCACCGATGGCCCTGCCACCACGGGGGCAGAGGTGACCATCACAGCCAGCCTGGTGGCCAGTGACAATGGCAGCCTGGTCCTGCCCACCAGCACCCGCCTCTACCACTTCCACTGGATCCATACCCCACTGCTGCTCACGGGGAAGACTGATGAGGCTTTCAGCTCCACCATCCGCGCCGTGGGGACCATGCCCGGGGACTTCCCGGTCTCCGTCTGGGTCACCGCTGCCGACTGCTGGACGTGCCAGCCTGTGGCGAGGAGCCTCCTTGTCCTCCCCATCACAG AGCTCCTTGTGGGGAACCTCGTTGTCACCCAGAAcacctccctgccctggcccagcTCTTACCTCACCAAGACAGTCCTTAAagtttccttcctcctccatgaCCCGAGCAACTTCTTCAAGACGGCCTCATTTCTCTACAACTGGGACTTCGGAGATGG CACCCAGATGGTGACGGAAGATGCTATGGTCTATTACAACTATTCCATCATTGGAACCTTCACCGTGAAGCTCAAGGTGGTGGCCGAGTGGGAACAGGCAACGCAGAACGCTGGGAAGGGCATTATGCAGAAGACAGGCGACTTCTCTGCCTCGCTGAAGCTGCAGG AGACCCTTCGAGGCATCCAGGTCTTGGGGCCCACCCTAATTCAGACTTTCCAAAAGATGACAGTGACCTTGAACTTCCTGGGGAG CCCCCCTCTGACCGTGTGCTGGCGTCTCAAGCCCGAGTGCCTGCCGCTGGAGGAGGGAGAATGCCAGCCCACGTCGGTGGCCAGCACGGCCTACAACCTGACCCACACCTTCAGGGATCCCGGGGATTACTGCTTCAGCATCCGGGCTGAGAACGTCATCAGCAAGACACACCAGTACCATAGGATCCAGGTGTGGCCCTCCA GCATCCAGCCAGCTGTCTTTGCTTTCCCGTGTGCCACGCTGATCACCATGATGCTGGCCTTCATCATGTACATGACCCTCCGGAATGCCGCTCACCAGAAGGACATGGTAGAG AACCCCGAGCCGCCCGCCGGGGCCCGGTGCTGTCACCACATGTGCTGTGGGCCCGTCTTGCTGGACACTCCCTCGGAGTACCTGGAAGTTGTCCGCGACAACCGCGGGCTGCTGCCGCCCCTCTACAAATCCGTCAAAACGTACACCGTGTGA
- the TMEM130 gene encoding transmembrane protein 130 isoform X3 — translation MAPALWPRLSRVLWLACLLPLAPARVAAELLVGNLVVTQNTSLPWPSSYLTKTVLKVSFLLHDPSNFFKTASFLYNWDFGDGTQMVTEDAMVYYNYSIIGTFTVKLKVVAEWEQATQNAGKGIMQKTGDFSASLKLQETLRGIQVLGPTLIQTFQKMTVTLNFLGSPPLTVCWRLKPECLPLEEGECQPTSVASTAYNLTHTFRDPGDYCFSIRAENVISKTHQYHRIQVWPSSIQPAVFAFPCATLITMMLAFIMYMTLRNAAHQKDMVENPEPPAGARCCHHMCCGPVLLDTPSEYLEVVRDNRGLLPPLYKSVKTYTV, via the exons ATGGCCCCGGCCCTCTGGCCGCGCCTCAGCCGCGTCCTCTGGCTCGCCTGCCTCCTGCCCTTGGCCCCGGCTAGGGTGGCCGCAG AGCTCCTTGTGGGGAACCTCGTTGTCACCCAGAAcacctccctgccctggcccagcTCTTACCTCACCAAGACAGTCCTTAAagtttccttcctcctccatgaCCCGAGCAACTTCTTCAAGACGGCCTCATTTCTCTACAACTGGGACTTCGGAGATGG CACCCAGATGGTGACGGAAGATGCTATGGTCTATTACAACTATTCCATCATTGGAACCTTCACCGTGAAGCTCAAGGTGGTGGCCGAGTGGGAACAGGCAACGCAGAACGCTGGGAAGGGCATTATGCAGAAGACAGGCGACTTCTCTGCCTCGCTGAAGCTGCAGG AGACCCTTCGAGGCATCCAGGTCTTGGGGCCCACCCTAATTCAGACTTTCCAAAAGATGACAGTGACCTTGAACTTCCTGGGGAG CCCCCCTCTGACCGTGTGCTGGCGTCTCAAGCCCGAGTGCCTGCCGCTGGAGGAGGGAGAATGCCAGCCCACGTCGGTGGCCAGCACGGCCTACAACCTGACCCACACCTTCAGGGATCCCGGGGATTACTGCTTCAGCATCCGGGCTGAGAACGTCATCAGCAAGACACACCAGTACCATAGGATCCAGGTGTGGCCCTCCA GCATCCAGCCAGCTGTCTTTGCTTTCCCGTGTGCCACGCTGATCACCATGATGCTGGCCTTCATCATGTACATGACCCTCCGGAATGCCGCTCACCAGAAGGACATGGTAGAG AACCCCGAGCCGCCCGCCGGGGCCCGGTGCTGTCACCACATGTGCTGTGGGCCCGTCTTGCTGGACACTCCCTCGGAGTACCTGGAAGTTGTCCGCGACAACCGCGGGCTGCTGCCGCCCCTCTACAAATCCGTCAAAACGTACACCGTGTGA